Proteins encoded together in one Pseudomonas sp. ADAK13 window:
- a CDS encoding fimbria/pilus outer membrane usher protein, whose product MKTVLKYRDGEAVRDGSQRTLARTLLSRAALPLINLLWLAPAWADSQGQFDAKTLHQRGIDPALAKLLLETPRFTAGVHAVSLAVNGQRQGRINAQFDEHGSLCFDRPLLDAANLIVPDDNPRCHDFIKAYPQTVVEQDPATLSVALVVPTDALRPRQQDISGYQTGGVAALLNYDMSGVYNRFNDDSSRFGSANTEVGFNAGDWIVRSRQVQTWQDDRSSSTHLEAYAQRTFARHQAVLQTGQINLYNPVLPGAQITGAQVFTEQALQDQHQGATIDGIANSPAQVEIRQNGALIHSTVVPAGPFSLTDVRRLNNRSDVEVTVKETSGGERRYTVPAALLGIGLPAPGYSIGAGRVRNVGDADGSDPWVVSAGWSGALHPRLSLGAGTLLASDYRSAGLNLGWLPWADGQIQLSTQATDARLDEAERGLQTDLSWTQRLGEQWSFTAANSYRTPGYRELEETVYQNERETRRNTRHRYRDQQSLALSWTHPWLGAFSGGASRSSTFDGDDSSRLFASWGTNVRGVSISASGERQMGGQNYQDNALYFTVSVPLGENRRGRSWLRNSGGEHRIGVGLNEQVNDQFSYRVAAEHDSRDQEVESSLGVSYLPRYSQFDFNYTRSNADQSSYQGGARGGVVVHDGGVTLSPYPVRETFAVLSVGDMPGIKVNTPSGPVWTDWQGQAVVPQVTAYGSSAVEVQTRSLPRNADISNGLAMVSAGRGAVDKLDFGVTMTRRVLLTVITDQGQPLPRGASVTDDQGAFVTLVQDNSQVFLPNVLDQPSLWVNAPGMNRCRLRFELAEKADPQVYFETAPARCQMP is encoded by the coding sequence GTGAAAACAGTATTGAAGTACCGTGACGGCGAAGCCGTGCGCGACGGTTCGCAACGCACCCTGGCGCGTACGCTCTTAAGCAGGGCCGCGCTCCCGCTGATCAACCTGCTCTGGCTTGCCCCGGCCTGGGCCGACAGCCAGGGCCAGTTCGACGCAAAGACCTTGCACCAGCGCGGCATCGATCCGGCGCTGGCCAAATTGCTGCTGGAAACACCCCGCTTCACCGCTGGCGTGCACGCCGTCAGCCTCGCTGTGAACGGCCAGCGACAAGGACGGATCAACGCACAGTTCGATGAGCACGGCAGCCTGTGTTTTGATCGCCCGCTGCTCGACGCGGCCAACCTGATCGTCCCCGACGACAACCCGCGCTGCCATGATTTCATCAAGGCCTATCCGCAGACCGTGGTTGAACAAGACCCCGCCACCCTCAGCGTGGCGCTGGTGGTGCCGACCGACGCCTTGCGCCCGCGCCAGCAAGACATTTCCGGCTACCAGACCGGCGGCGTCGCCGCCCTGCTCAACTACGACATGAGTGGCGTCTACAACCGCTTCAATGACGACAGCAGCCGTTTCGGTTCCGCCAACACCGAGGTCGGCTTCAATGCCGGCGACTGGATCGTGCGCAGCCGGCAGGTACAGACCTGGCAGGATGACCGCTCAAGCAGCACGCACCTGGAAGCCTATGCGCAACGCACCTTTGCCCGTCATCAGGCGGTGCTCCAGACCGGCCAGATCAACCTCTACAACCCGGTGCTGCCGGGTGCGCAGATCACCGGCGCGCAGGTGTTCACTGAACAGGCGCTGCAGGATCAGCACCAGGGCGCAACCATTGACGGCATCGCCAACAGCCCCGCCCAGGTGGAAATCCGCCAGAACGGTGCACTGATCCACTCCACCGTAGTGCCCGCCGGCCCGTTTTCCCTGACCGATGTGAGGCGCCTCAATAACCGTTCGGATGTGGAAGTCACGGTCAAGGAAACCTCGGGTGGCGAACGGCGTTATACCGTGCCGGCGGCCCTGCTCGGGATTGGCCTGCCTGCACCCGGCTATTCAATCGGGGCCGGGCGCGTACGCAACGTCGGCGACGCCGATGGCAGCGATCCCTGGGTCGTCAGCGCCGGCTGGAGTGGTGCGCTGCACCCGCGGCTGAGCCTGGGGGCCGGCACGTTACTGGCCAGTGATTATCGCTCCGCCGGGTTGAACCTCGGCTGGCTGCCGTGGGCCGATGGCCAGATCCAACTCTCCACTCAGGCCACCGACGCACGGCTGGACGAAGCCGAACGCGGGCTGCAAACCGACCTGTCCTGGACCCAGCGGCTGGGCGAGCAATGGTCGTTCACGGCAGCCAACTCCTACCGCACACCCGGGTATCGTGAACTGGAAGAAACGGTCTACCAGAACGAGCGGGAAACCCGCCGCAACACCCGCCACCGTTACCGTGACCAACAAAGCCTGGCGCTGTCCTGGACCCATCCTTGGCTGGGCGCATTCAGCGGCGGCGCTTCTCGCTCCAGCACATTTGACGGTGATGACAGCAGCCGCCTCTTCGCTTCCTGGGGCACCAACGTCAGGGGCGTGTCGATTTCCGCCAGCGGCGAACGCCAGATGGGCGGCCAGAATTATCAGGACAACGCGTTGTACTTCACGGTCAGCGTTCCATTGGGTGAGAACCGTCGCGGCCGTTCCTGGCTGCGCAACTCGGGGGGCGAGCACCGCATCGGCGTGGGCCTGAACGAGCAGGTCAATGACCAGTTCAGCTACCGGGTTGCCGCCGAGCACGACAGCCGTGACCAGGAAGTGGAAAGCTCGCTGGGGGTTTCGTACTTGCCGCGCTACAGCCAGTTCGACTTCAACTACACCCGCTCCAACGCGGATCAATCCAGCTACCAGGGCGGTGCCCGCGGTGGCGTGGTGGTGCATGACGGCGGCGTCACCCTGTCGCCTTACCCGGTACGCGAGACCTTCGCCGTGCTGTCGGTCGGCGACATGCCCGGCATCAAGGTCAACACCCCCAGCGGGCCGGTCTGGACCGACTGGCAAGGCCAGGCCGTGGTGCCGCAAGTGACGGCCTATGGCAGCAGCGCGGTGGAGGTGCAAACCCGCTCACTGCCTCGCAACGCCGATATCAGCAACGGACTGGCGATGGTTTCTGCCGGACGCGGGGCGGTGGACAAACTCGACTTCGGCGTGACGATGACGCGCCGCGTGTTGCTCACCGTCATTACGGATCAGGGCCAACCGCTGCCTCGCGGCGCATCGGTGACCGACGATCAGGGGGCGTTCGTGACGCTGGTGCAGGACAACAGCCAAGTGTTTTTGCCCAACGTGCTCGATCAACCTTCGCTGTGGGTAAACGCCCCCGGCATGAACCGCTGCCGGTTGCGCTTCGAACTCGCGGAAAAGGCTGACCCGCAGGTGTATTTCGAAACCGCCCCCGCCCGCTGCCAGATGCCTTGA
- a CDS encoding DUF1120 domain-containing protein, translated as MNLDKTLQRLATLLLLGMASNAQALDECQLNLSESLLDFGQLSRTARHDPAGQQLVGERRLSLTLNCPQPTDLSLFYRGLAASAERLRFTERGNYQIQLSDAVVDGQAVELGLLSAPGQSPTDTSAVLNWRPGYGIAPVRAGAVVPGNSLALQLTVRAWADAGATLVQDATPWEASGLIDAVNTGRARELGLRARVVPAACVPSLSNGGVVSYGTLSAKALNVERETVLATKNLLFSVACDAATPFAVRMQDNRNGSATGGTDETSYGLDLDGAGNKIGRFYVQVDPANFSADTLASLYRTDSTTAGRAWSTSSSQTIPLGANSYLGFTDRAGDNGGPVSIQNLSGSLQIRAILAPSQTMDLRNDVHLNGSGTIEIIYL; from the coding sequence ATGAACCTTGATAAGACCCTGCAACGACTGGCGACCTTACTGCTGCTCGGCATGGCTTCCAACGCCCAGGCGCTGGACGAGTGCCAACTGAACCTCAGTGAATCGCTGCTGGATTTCGGCCAACTGAGCCGCACCGCCCGCCACGACCCGGCGGGCCAACAGCTGGTCGGCGAACGCCGCTTGAGCCTGACGCTCAACTGCCCGCAGCCCACCGACTTGAGCCTGTTCTACCGTGGCCTGGCGGCCAGCGCCGAGCGGCTGCGGTTTACCGAGCGCGGCAACTATCAGATACAGCTCAGCGACGCCGTCGTCGACGGCCAGGCCGTGGAGCTGGGACTGTTGAGCGCCCCGGGGCAATCACCCACAGACACCAGCGCGGTACTCAACTGGCGGCCTGGCTATGGCATCGCGCCGGTGCGGGCCGGCGCGGTGGTGCCGGGCAACAGCCTGGCGCTGCAATTGACCGTCCGCGCCTGGGCCGATGCGGGCGCCACCCTGGTCCAGGACGCAACCCCATGGGAAGCCAGCGGCCTGATCGATGCGGTCAACACCGGCCGTGCGCGTGAGCTGGGCCTGCGTGCACGCGTTGTACCCGCCGCCTGCGTCCCGAGCTTGTCCAACGGTGGCGTGGTGAGTTACGGCACGCTGTCGGCCAAGGCGCTCAACGTTGAAAGGGAAACCGTGCTGGCGACCAAAAACCTGCTGTTTTCCGTCGCCTGCGATGCCGCCACCCCGTTCGCCGTGCGTATGCAGGACAACCGCAACGGCTCGGCCACCGGCGGCACCGATGAAACCTCCTATGGCCTCGACCTGGACGGCGCAGGCAACAAGATCGGGCGCTTCTACGTGCAGGTAGACCCCGCGAATTTCAGCGCCGACACCCTGGCCTCGCTGTACCGCACCGACTCCACCACCGCCGGTCGCGCCTGGAGCACCTCCAGCTCCCAGACGATTCCCCTCGGCGCCAACAGCTACCTGGGGTTCACCGACCGTGCCGGCGACAACGGCGGCCCGGTATCCATCCAGAACCTCTCCGGCAGCCTGCAAATCAGAGCGATCCTGGCCCCCAGCCAAACCATGGACCTGCGCAACGATGTGCACCTGAACGGCTCGGGCACCATCGAAATCATTTACCTGTAA
- a CDS encoding DUF1120 domain-containing protein, giving the protein MNLYGIALSTALLLIPPMAHAASTVELTVKGRITPLACTPTLSGGGVVDLGKISHQDLNIETGTRLPLRQLSLGISCNGPTRFALLMTDNRDGSANVNSEIFYGLGLDNSGNKVGLFSVSFDPTLTVVDSVAQIYGTESTTGGVAWRPANLRPIDIGSQSYLAFTDTEGSTAGPSAIQNLNTLLKVEVVLAALKNLDLSTDVRIDGSGSLQIVYL; this is encoded by the coding sequence ATGAACCTTTACGGCATTGCACTCTCCACCGCACTCTTGCTGATCCCACCCATGGCACACGCCGCTTCCACCGTCGAGTTGACGGTAAAGGGCCGCATTACCCCGCTGGCCTGCACCCCGACGCTGTCCGGTGGGGGCGTGGTTGACCTGGGAAAAATTTCCCATCAGGACCTGAACATCGAGACAGGCACACGCCTGCCCCTGCGCCAATTGAGCCTGGGCATCAGTTGCAACGGTCCGACCCGTTTCGCCCTGCTCATGACGGACAACCGCGACGGCTCGGCGAACGTCAACAGCGAGATCTTCTACGGATTGGGCCTGGATAACAGCGGCAACAAGGTGGGCCTGTTCTCGGTGAGTTTCGACCCGACACTCACCGTGGTCGACAGCGTGGCGCAAATCTATGGCACCGAATCCACCACGGGCGGCGTCGCCTGGCGCCCGGCCAACCTGCGGCCTATCGACATCGGTTCACAGAGCTACCTGGCCTTTACCGACACCGAAGGCAGCACCGCCGGGCCGTCAGCGATTCAGAACCTGAATACCTTGCTGAAGGTCGAGGTGGTGCTCGCGGCCCTGAAAAACCTGGACCTGAGCACCGACGTACGCATCGATGGCTCGGGCAGCCTTCAAATCGTGTACCTGTAG
- a CDS encoding CynX/NimT family MFS transporter: MNLEPENLMPRSENALEELLIDAEADDDEVQHSPPVVSRPWLLLLGLILVALNLRPALSSMSPLLAEVSNSLGLSAAKAGLLTTLPVLCLGLFAPLAPILARRFGAERVVLGILLTLAGGIILRSSFGEVGLFAGSLLAGASIGIIGVLLPGIVKRDFAKQAGTMTGVYTMALCLGAALAAGSTVPLSHYFGDSWTIGLGFWILPALIAALFWLPQIGQKHGAHSVAYRVKGLLRDPLAWQVTLYMGLQSSLAYIVFGWLPSILIGRGLTATQAGLVLSGSVIVQLASSLAAPWLATRGKDQRLAIVVVMVLTLGGLFGCLYAPLDGLWGWAILLGLGQGGTFSLALTLIVLRSRDAHVAANLSSMAQGIGYTLASMGPFAVGLVHDWTGGWAAVGWIFAVIGLGAIVAGLGAGRSRYVQVTSEKV; encoded by the coding sequence ATGAACCTTGAACCCGAGAACCTCATGCCCCGTTCAGAAAACGCCCTTGAAGAACTGCTGATCGATGCCGAAGCCGACGACGATGAGGTCCAGCACAGCCCGCCGGTGGTGAGTCGCCCGTGGTTGTTGCTGCTGGGCCTGATCCTGGTGGCGCTGAACCTGCGCCCGGCGCTGTCGAGCATGTCGCCGCTGCTTGCTGAGGTATCGAACAGCCTCGGTTTGTCGGCGGCCAAGGCCGGACTGCTGACCACCTTGCCGGTGTTGTGCCTGGGCCTGTTTGCGCCGCTGGCACCGATCCTGGCCCGGCGTTTTGGCGCCGAGCGCGTGGTGCTGGGGATCCTGCTGACCCTGGCGGGCGGCATCATCCTGCGCAGTTCATTCGGTGAGGTCGGACTGTTCGCCGGCAGCCTGCTGGCCGGTGCGAGCATTGGCATCATCGGTGTGTTGCTGCCCGGCATCGTCAAGCGCGACTTCGCCAAACAGGCGGGCACCATGACTGGCGTGTACACCATGGCCCTGTGCCTGGGCGCGGCGCTGGCGGCGGGGTCCACAGTGCCGCTGAGTCACTACTTTGGTGACAGCTGGACCATCGGCCTGGGGTTCTGGATCCTGCCGGCGTTGATCGCTGCACTGTTCTGGCTGCCGCAAATCGGCCAGAAGCACGGCGCGCACTCTGTGGCTTATCGGGTGAAGGGCCTGTTGCGTGACCCGCTGGCCTGGCAGGTGACCCTGTACATGGGCCTGCAATCGTCCCTGGCCTACATCGTGTTTGGCTGGTTGCCTTCCATCCTGATCGGGCGTGGCTTGACCGCCACCCAGGCCGGCCTGGTGCTCTCGGGGTCGGTGATCGTGCAACTGGCCAGCTCCCTGGCCGCGCCGTGGCTGGCTACGCGGGGCAAGGATCAGCGCCTGGCTATCGTGGTGGTGATGGTGCTGACGCTGGGTGGCCTGTTCGGTTGCCTGTATGCGCCGCTGGACGGTTTGTGGGGCTGGGCGATTCTGCTGGGCCTGGGCCAGGGCGGTACGTTCAGCCTGGCACTGACCTTGATCGTGCTGCGTTCGCGCGATGCCCACGTCGCCGCCAACCTGTCGAGCATGGCCCAGGGCATCGGTTATACCCTGGCGTCCATGGGGCCGTTCGCGGTGGGCCTGGTGCATGACTGGACCGGCGGCTGGGCCGCCGTGGGCTGGATTTTCGCGGTGATCGGCCTGGGTGCGATCGTCGCCGGACTGGGCGCGGGACGTTCGCGGTACGTTCAGGTGACCAGCGAAAAGGTCTAG
- a CDS encoding FadR/GntR family transcriptional regulator, producing MTDIAPLIKRSLVDLALDQLRQRITQGVWAIGERLPTEPELSAELGISRNTVREAMRVLAFSGLIEIRQGDGSYLRSMTDPLGAMKALSHCTLAQAQETRQILEVEAIGLAASRRTDEDLIALREALKASGEHYHGDLEHYITCDLVFHKRLVDAAHNPALSELYQYFSSIVGAQLRQTLNIKPRRQAVFDLHGALLDAVEQQDPERAKALSRQLINEP from the coding sequence ATGACAGACATCGCCCCTCTCATCAAACGCTCCCTCGTCGACCTGGCCCTGGACCAGTTGCGCCAGCGCATCACCCAAGGCGTGTGGGCGATCGGCGAGCGCCTGCCCACCGAGCCCGAGTTGTCTGCCGAACTGGGCATCAGCCGCAACACCGTGCGCGAAGCCATGCGGGTGTTGGCGTTCTCCGGGTTGATCGAGATCCGCCAGGGCGACGGCAGCTACTTGCGCTCCATGACCGACCCGCTGGGGGCAATGAAAGCCCTGTCCCACTGCACCCTGGCCCAGGCCCAGGAGACACGGCAGATTCTCGAAGTCGAGGCCATCGGCCTGGCGGCGTCAAGGCGTACGGATGAAGACCTGATCGCCTTGCGCGAGGCGCTGAAAGCCAGCGGCGAGCATTACCACGGCGACCTGGAGCACTACATCACCTGCGACCTGGTGTTCCACAAACGCCTGGTGGACGCCGCCCACAACCCGGCCTTGAGCGAGCTGTACCAGTACTTCTCCAGCATCGTCGGTGCGCAACTGCGCCAGACCCTGAACATCAAACCCCGCCGGCAAGCGGTGTTCGATTTGCACGGCGCCTTGCTCGATGCCGTGGAGCAACAGGACCCGGAGCGCGCCAAGGCCCTGTCCCGGCAGTTGATCAATGAACCTTGA
- a CDS encoding type II toxin-antitoxin system MqsR family toxin, which produces MEKYTPHYDLAAIKANVRRLGKKAFTNTAERTGQEMGLTIEEMQEVIFELQTKMLYKSMTTHEDHRVWQDVYHTNSKDLEIYIKVTYRPAGGPPVISFKEKNP; this is translated from the coding sequence ATGGAAAAGTACACACCTCATTACGATTTGGCGGCGATAAAAGCGAATGTCAGGCGGCTTGGGAAGAAAGCATTTACCAATACCGCAGAAAGGACCGGCCAGGAGATGGGCCTGACTATTGAAGAGATGCAGGAAGTCATTTTCGAGCTGCAAACCAAGATGTTGTACAAATCGATGACCACCCATGAAGACCATCGAGTGTGGCAGGACGTGTACCACACGAACTCAAAAGATCTGGAGATTTATATAAAGGTGACGTACCGCCCTGCCGGCGGCCCACCCGTAATCTCCTTTAAGGAGAAAAACCCATGA
- a CDS encoding type II TA system antitoxin MqsA family protein produces the protein MKTQQCFSCGAREGMTHFEGRGETMSIKGMERRVDNLSGWECQKCGEIEWDPESSERHGQAGDELVIAARQMIGAEMKRIRRKLHLTQKETVQLLSGGGHNAFSRYERGEILPPKALMLLMRLLDRYPHLLADAKALAEGADLRGAFKYTEHKEHENLTMA, from the coding sequence ATGAAAACCCAGCAATGTTTCAGCTGCGGCGCGCGTGAGGGCATGACACATTTCGAAGGGCGCGGCGAAACCATGAGCATCAAGGGCATGGAGCGCCGTGTCGATAATCTTTCTGGTTGGGAGTGCCAGAAGTGCGGAGAAATCGAATGGGATCCCGAAAGCTCGGAGCGCCACGGGCAAGCTGGCGATGAACTGGTTATCGCGGCCCGGCAAATGATCGGCGCCGAGATGAAGCGTATCCGTCGCAAACTACACCTTACGCAAAAAGAAACCGTGCAACTGCTGTCCGGTGGTGGCCACAACGCATTTTCGCGTTACGAGCGCGGCGAGATTCTTCCGCCAAAGGCATTGATGCTGCTGATGCGCCTCCTGGATCGTTACCCGCATTTGCTCGCTGACGCAAAGGCTCTGGCCGAAGGTGCCGACCTGCGAGGAGCGTTTAAATACACCGAGCACAAAGAACATGAAAATCTTACGATGGCCTGA
- a CDS encoding amino acid ABC transporter ATP-binding protein, whose translation MSEAIKQPVSPEGIIQMQGVNKWYGQFHVLKDINLNVKQGERIVLCGPSGSGKSTTIRCLNRLEEHQQGRIVVDGVELTNDLKQIEAIRREVGMVFQHFNLFPHLTILQNCTLAPMWVRKMPKRKAEEIAMHYLERVRIPEQAHKFPGQLSGGQQQRVAIARALCMKPKIMLFDEPTSALDPEMVKEVLDTMIGLAEDGMTMLCVTHEMGFARTVANRVIFMDKGEIVEQAAPNDFFDNPQNDRTKLFLSQILH comes from the coding sequence ATGAGTGAAGCGATCAAACAGCCTGTGAGCCCTGAAGGCATTATTCAGATGCAGGGCGTCAACAAGTGGTATGGCCAGTTCCACGTGTTGAAAGACATCAACCTGAACGTCAAGCAGGGCGAGCGTATCGTGCTGTGCGGCCCGTCGGGTTCCGGCAAGTCCACCACCATCCGCTGCCTCAACCGTCTGGAAGAGCACCAGCAGGGCCGCATCGTGGTCGATGGCGTGGAACTGACCAACGACCTCAAGCAGATCGAAGCGATCCGCCGCGAAGTCGGCATGGTGTTCCAGCACTTCAACCTGTTCCCGCACCTGACCATCCTGCAGAACTGCACGCTGGCGCCGATGTGGGTGCGCAAGATGCCCAAGCGCAAGGCCGAAGAAATTGCCATGCATTACCTTGAGCGCGTGCGTATTCCGGAACAGGCCCACAAGTTTCCGGGGCAACTGTCCGGCGGCCAGCAACAGCGCGTGGCGATTGCCCGTGCGCTGTGCATGAAGCCGAAAATCATGCTGTTCGATGAGCCGACCTCGGCGCTCGATCCGGAGATGGTGAAAGAGGTGCTGGACACCATGATCGGCCTGGCGGAAGACGGCATGACCATGCTCTGCGTGACCCACGAAATGGGCTTTGCGCGCACCGTGGCCAACCGCGTGATCTTCATGGACAAGGGCGAGATCGTTGAACAGGCGGCGCCGAATGACTTCTTCGACAACCCGCAGAATGATCGGACCAAGTTGTTCTTGAGCCAGATTTTGCATTGA
- a CDS encoding amino acid ABC transporter permease produces the protein MSTHTFKPDMPPPNKVFGPMAWMRANLFSSWLNTLLTLLAFYLIYLVVPPILHWAILDANWVGTTRADCTKEGACWVFIQQRFGQFMYGYYPGDLRWRVDLTVWLAIVGVAPLFISRFTRKAVYGLSFLVVYPIVAYFLLHGGIFGMTNVATSQWGGLMLTLVIATVGIAGALPLGIVLALGRRSNMPAIRVVCVTFIEFWRGVPLITVLFMSSVMLPLFLPEGMGIDKLLRALIGVILFQSAYVAEVVRGGLQAIPKGQYEAAAAMGLGYWRSMGLVILPQALKMVIPGIVNTFIALFKDTSLVIIIGLFDLLNSVKQAAADPKWLGMATEGYVFAALVFWIFCFGMSRYSIHLEHKLDTGHKR, from the coding sequence ATGAGTACGCATACATTCAAACCTGATATGCCGCCGCCGAACAAAGTGTTCGGGCCGATGGCATGGATGCGCGCCAACCTGTTTTCCAGCTGGCTCAACACCCTGCTGACGCTGTTGGCGTTTTACCTGATCTACCTGGTCGTGCCACCGATCCTGCACTGGGCCATCCTCGACGCCAACTGGGTCGGGACTACGCGCGCCGATTGCACCAAGGAAGGCGCCTGCTGGGTGTTTATCCAACAGCGCTTCGGGCAGTTCATGTACGGCTACTACCCCGGCGACCTGCGCTGGCGCGTGGACCTGACCGTGTGGCTGGCCATTGTCGGCGTGGCGCCGTTGTTCATCTCGCGCTTTACCCGCAAGGCGGTCTACGGCCTGAGCTTTTTGGTGGTGTACCCGATCGTTGCCTACTTCCTGCTGCACGGCGGGATCTTCGGCATGACCAACGTTGCCACCAGCCAGTGGGGCGGCCTGATGCTGACCCTGGTGATCGCCACCGTCGGCATCGCCGGCGCCTTGCCATTGGGCATTGTGCTGGCGCTGGGGCGGCGGTCGAACATGCCGGCGATTCGTGTGGTCTGCGTGACCTTCATCGAGTTCTGGCGCGGTGTGCCGTTGATCACGGTGTTGTTCATGTCGTCGGTGATGTTGCCGCTGTTCCTGCCGGAAGGCATGGGCATCGACAAGCTGCTGCGGGCGTTGATCGGCGTGATCCTGTTCCAGTCGGCCTACGTGGCCGAAGTGGTGCGCGGCGGTTTGCAGGCGATTCCCAAGGGGCAGTACGAAGCGGCCGCCGCGATGGGCCTGGGTTACTGGCGCAGCATGGGCCTGGTGATTTTGCCCCAGGCGCTGAAGATGGTGATCCCGGGCATCGTCAACACGTTTATCGCGTTGTTCAAGGACACCAGCCTGGTGATCATCATCGGCCTGTTCGACCTGCTCAACAGCGTCAAGCAAGCCGCCGCCGACCCGAAATGGTTGGGCATGGCCACTGAAGGCTACGTGTTCGCCGCCCTGGTGTTCTGGATTTTCTGTTTTGGTATGTCCCGCTATTCCATTCATTTGGAACACAAGCTGGACACAGGCCACAAGCGTTAG